A part of Amycolatopsis camponoti genomic DNA contains:
- a CDS encoding macrolide family glycosyltransferase — protein sequence MSRHIAVFSFPAYAHVAPVLPVVAELVRRGHRVTFAVVDEFAAKVTATGAEVLPYTSTFPWATGLGDTASDGYALRAMLAFMGEGLAPLDAAMARFADDPPDLVVHDLAASETARLIARKWAVPTVQSCPEFASNEHFALNEAQADSDSAAPPDLTDPELAKFVAATERLLARHGLSDVDSRTGDPGYHLVYLPKAFQIRGETFDDRFAFIGPSFDRTVPAGEWTPPADGLPLVLISLGTSRSREQVGFFRKCVRAFTGQPWHVVLTLGKWVDPEELGPLPENIEAHPFVAHAALLPHTEVFVTHGGLGSTMEALHYGVPMVMTPSQSDQVVTAARVAELDLGRVVSRTDVTEAELLEAVTATASDPVVAERVRWMRGEVELAGGEIRAADAVESWLRTKVEAK from the coding sequence GTGAGCAGGCACATCGCCGTCTTCAGTTTTCCCGCGTACGCCCACGTCGCGCCGGTCCTCCCGGTGGTCGCCGAGCTGGTGCGCCGCGGCCACCGCGTCACCTTCGCCGTCGTCGACGAGTTCGCCGCGAAGGTGACGGCGACCGGGGCCGAGGTACTGCCCTACACCTCGACGTTCCCCTGGGCGACCGGGCTGGGCGACACCGCGTCCGACGGGTACGCGCTGCGGGCCATGCTGGCGTTCATGGGCGAGGGCCTCGCCCCGCTCGACGCCGCCATGGCCCGGTTCGCCGACGACCCGCCGGACCTGGTCGTGCACGACCTCGCCGCGTCCGAGACGGCGCGGCTGATCGCGCGGAAGTGGGCGGTGCCCACGGTCCAGTCCTGCCCGGAGTTCGCGTCCAACGAGCACTTCGCGCTGAACGAGGCGCAGGCCGATTCGGACTCCGCCGCGCCACCGGACCTCACCGATCCCGAACTGGCGAAGTTCGTCGCCGCCACCGAGCGGCTGCTGGCCCGGCACGGACTGTCCGATGTGGACTCTCGGACCGGCGACCCCGGCTACCACCTCGTCTACCTGCCGAAGGCGTTCCAGATCCGCGGCGAGACCTTCGACGACCGCTTCGCGTTCATCGGGCCGAGCTTCGACCGGACGGTGCCGGCGGGGGAGTGGACCCCGCCCGCGGACGGGCTGCCGCTCGTGCTGATCTCGCTGGGCACCTCGCGTAGCCGGGAACAGGTCGGCTTCTTCCGCAAGTGCGTCCGGGCGTTCACCGGGCAGCCGTGGCACGTGGTGCTGACGCTCGGCAAGTGGGTCGACCCCGAGGAACTCGGGCCGCTGCCGGAGAACATCGAGGCGCACCCGTTCGTCGCGCACGCGGCGCTGCTGCCGCACACCGAGGTCTTCGTCACCCACGGCGGGCTGGGCAGCACCATGGAAGCGCTGCACTACGGCGTCCCGATGGTGATGACGCCGTCGCAGAGCGACCAGGTGGTGACCGCGGCCCGGGTCGCCGAGCTCGACCTCGGCCGGGTGGTGTCGCGCACCGACGTCACCGAGGCGGAGCTGCTCGAAGCGGTCACGGCGACCGCGTCCGATCCCGTGGTCGCCGAGCGCGTCCGGTGGATGCGCGGTGAAGTCGAGCTGGCCGGTGGGGAGATCCGTGCGGCCGACGCCGTCGAATCGTGGCTCCGGACGAAAGTGGAGGCGAAGTGA
- a CDS encoding thioesterase II family protein translates to MTENPELWLRRYHDADEGAVQLFCLPHAGGSASFYFPMSAGLGRSVEVLSVQYPGRQDRRLEPGIDNLPELADRVVEVLAERTRKPFALFGHSMGATLGFEVATRLEQAGVTPLHLFASGRRAPACRRDESVHKLDDDGVIAEMRKLGGTNAAVLGDEEILRMALPAIRNDYKAAETYVKQPGPKLATPVTVLTGDADPKTTVAEARAWEDHTDGEFELKVFDGGHFFLADHQPEVLRLISARLAGTLSGHH, encoded by the coding sequence ATGACTGAGAACCCGGAGCTGTGGCTCCGCCGCTACCACGACGCGGACGAGGGCGCCGTCCAGCTGTTCTGCCTGCCGCACGCGGGCGGCTCGGCCAGCTTCTACTTCCCGATGTCCGCCGGGCTCGGCCGCTCGGTCGAGGTCCTGTCCGTGCAGTACCCGGGCCGCCAGGACCGACGGCTCGAACCCGGGATCGACAACCTCCCCGAACTCGCGGACCGGGTCGTCGAAGTCCTGGCCGAGCGGACGCGCAAGCCGTTCGCGCTGTTCGGCCACAGCATGGGCGCGACGCTCGGCTTCGAGGTCGCCACTCGGCTGGAACAGGCGGGCGTGACGCCGTTGCACCTGTTCGCGTCCGGCCGGCGCGCACCCGCGTGCCGCCGCGACGAGTCCGTGCACAAGCTCGACGACGACGGCGTGATCGCCGAGATGCGCAAGCTCGGCGGCACCAACGCGGCCGTGCTGGGCGACGAGGAGATCCTGCGGATGGCGTTGCCCGCCATCCGCAACGACTACAAGGCGGCGGAGACCTACGTCAAGCAGCCGGGACCGAAGCTGGCCACGCCGGTCACCGTGCTGACCGGCGACGCCGACCCGAAGACCACTGTGGCCGAGGCTCGCGCGTGGGAGGACCACACCGACGGCGAGTTCGAGCTGAAGGTGTTCGACGGCGGGCACTTCTTCCTCGCCGACCACCAGCCCGAGGTGCTGCGGCTGATCTCCGCGCGGCTCGCGGGCACGCTCTCCGGTCACCACTGA
- a CDS encoding helix-turn-helix transcriptional regulator, protein MNTRVDSLVERPAAVPHGLPAVAERQNQNVPAFDMSDVCIANLGPDLRVIEANGDFLRQLGRTASDVFGQSFVDFVHPSAKQFTLQQLARLNEGRRDRFSARLVGVRPAQPVLSGGLTGIAVRSQSGQVTTIVVLIKPDRATEAPRPAIEKTKLLSELDAKVLEGVAAGISTVQLASKLYLSRQGIEYHVGAMLRQFKSPNRSALVSKAYSQGILCIGQWPPKVTPQYIR, encoded by the coding sequence ATGAACACGCGTGTCGATTCCTTGGTCGAGCGGCCGGCGGCGGTCCCGCACGGCCTCCCGGCCGTAGCCGAAAGACAGAACCAGAACGTACCCGCCTTCGACATGTCCGACGTCTGCATCGCGAATCTGGGACCCGATCTCCGGGTGATCGAAGCCAATGGCGATTTCCTCCGCCAGCTCGGCCGGACCGCGTCCGACGTTTTCGGACAGAGCTTTGTGGACTTCGTGCACCCGAGCGCCAAGCAGTTCACCCTCCAGCAGCTGGCGCGGCTGAACGAAGGCCGCCGTGACCGCTTCAGCGCTCGCCTGGTGGGCGTGCGGCCCGCGCAGCCGGTGCTCTCGGGCGGGCTGACCGGCATCGCGGTGCGCAGCCAGTCCGGCCAGGTCACCACGATCGTCGTGCTGATCAAGCCGGACCGCGCCACGGAGGCTCCGCGACCGGCGATCGAGAAGACCAAGCTCCTCAGCGAACTGGACGCGAAGGTCCTCGAGGGCGTCGCGGCCGGCATTTCGACCGTGCAGCTGGCTTCGAAGCTGTACCTGAGCAGGCAGGGGATCGAGTACCACGTCGGCGCGATGCTGCGGCAGTTCAAGTCGCCGAACCGCTCGGCGCTGGTCTCGAAGGCGTACTCGCAGGGCATCCTGTGCATCGGCCAGTGGCCGCCGAAGGTGACCCCGCAGTACATCCGCTGA
- a CDS encoding aminotransferase class I/II-fold pyridoxal phosphate-dependent enzyme: MKTSVDDLALFGGPMAFEKTLVVGKPSTGDRAKFYERLEVALDSGRLTSGGPLVKEFEARIADHTGAKHCVATCNGTIALEVMARAAGLTGEVIMPSMTYVATAHAMRYLGLTPVFCDLDPATGCIDPEQVERLITDRTTGLVGVHLWGQPAAIQELEKIAELHNLTLFFDAAHGIGCSFGSQPLGGFGKAEMFSFHAAKVVTTFEGGGIVTNDDDFAQLARYTHNFGWGEEHVTEFAGTNAKMSEASAAMGLTSLDALPATIAANRAHYEQYAALLDGLPGLEMHRYDEENRNSYQYNVVKVDEEECGLSRDTILDLLRADNVLAQRYFSPCVHECEPYRTERPVSLPATDAFSRRVLTLPTGPSVTSEQVREVSALVAFAIEHAPEIRKRLA, encoded by the coding sequence ATGAAGACGAGCGTTGACGACCTGGCCCTGTTCGGCGGCCCCATGGCTTTCGAGAAGACCTTGGTGGTGGGCAAGCCGAGCACCGGGGACCGGGCGAAATTCTACGAACGGCTGGAGGTGGCCCTCGACAGCGGGCGGCTCACCAGCGGCGGCCCGCTGGTCAAGGAGTTCGAGGCACGGATCGCCGACCACACCGGCGCGAAGCACTGCGTCGCCACCTGCAACGGGACGATCGCGCTCGAGGTGATGGCCCGGGCCGCCGGCCTCACCGGCGAGGTCATCATGCCGTCGATGACCTACGTCGCGACCGCGCACGCGATGCGCTACCTCGGTCTGACGCCGGTCTTCTGCGATCTCGACCCGGCCACCGGGTGCATCGACCCCGAGCAGGTCGAGCGCCTGATCACCGACCGCACGACCGGGCTGGTCGGCGTGCACCTGTGGGGCCAGCCGGCCGCCATCCAGGAGCTGGAGAAGATCGCCGAGCTGCACAACCTGACCCTCTTCTTCGACGCCGCGCACGGCATCGGCTGCAGCTTCGGCTCCCAGCCGCTCGGCGGGTTCGGCAAGGCCGAGATGTTCAGCTTCCACGCGGCGAAGGTCGTCACGACCTTCGAGGGCGGCGGGATCGTCACGAACGACGACGACTTCGCCCAGCTCGCCCGGTACACGCACAACTTCGGCTGGGGCGAGGAGCACGTCACCGAGTTCGCCGGCACCAACGCCAAGATGAGCGAGGCGTCCGCGGCGATGGGGCTGACCTCGCTCGACGCGCTGCCGGCCACCATCGCCGCCAACCGCGCGCACTACGAGCAGTACGCCGCCTTGCTGGACGGGCTGCCCGGGTTGGAGATGCACCGCTACGACGAGGAGAACCGCAACAGCTACCAGTACAACGTCGTCAAGGTCGACGAGGAGGAGTGCGGCCTGTCCCGCGACACCATCCTCGACCTCCTGCGGGCGGACAACGTGCTGGCGCAGCGCTACTTCTCGCCGTGCGTGCACGAATGCGAGCCCTACCGCACTGAGCGGCCGGTCTCGCTGCCCGCCACGGACGCGTTCTCGCGGCGGGTGCTGACGCTCCCGACCGGACCGTCGGTCACCAGTGAGCAGGTCCGCGAAGTCTCGGCGCTCGTGGCCTTCGCCATCGAGCACGCACCGGAGATCCGTAAGCGCCTCGCCTGA
- a CDS encoding ketoacyl-ACP synthase III family protein, whose amino-acid sequence MKLAEVYLSGIGTYVPATTGVEAAIEQGWMTAEDAETSGLTGAACAGETPAPDMALWAGQEAVARAGVEPESLDVLLYADNYHSGPDGWFPQFWLQRHLVGGDLLAAQLRQGCNGMFGALELASTYLIARGGGTAMTVASDNSTSPLVNRWRCLRPDFVIGDGATAVVLNTTSGFARLKSASSITVPELEGMHRGDEPMFPPGATIGRFMDFAERIDFFGFENRDTMLHSGLNLLKTRSELIDRVLSEAGIGIDEVSRIAYNHGSRKYVEDGLLAMLGIPLEKSNWDFGRGLGHLGASDQVASLANMLGTGQLEPGDHVLMVGIAPGVSVAGAVVEILDVPEWAGPVVPRA is encoded by the coding sequence GTGAAACTGGCGGAGGTCTACCTCAGCGGGATCGGCACCTACGTGCCGGCGACCACCGGCGTCGAGGCGGCGATCGAGCAGGGGTGGATGACCGCCGAGGACGCCGAGACGTCCGGCCTCACCGGCGCGGCCTGCGCCGGCGAGACCCCGGCCCCGGACATGGCGCTGTGGGCCGGGCAGGAGGCCGTGGCGCGGGCGGGCGTCGAGCCGGAGTCCCTGGACGTGTTGCTGTACGCGGACAACTACCACTCCGGCCCGGACGGCTGGTTCCCGCAGTTCTGGCTGCAGCGGCACCTCGTCGGCGGCGACCTGCTGGCGGCGCAGCTGCGTCAGGGCTGCAACGGCATGTTCGGGGCACTGGAGCTGGCCTCGACGTACCTGATCGCGCGTGGTGGCGGGACGGCGATGACGGTGGCGTCGGACAACTCGACGTCACCGCTGGTGAACCGCTGGCGCTGCCTGCGCCCGGACTTCGTCATCGGCGACGGCGCGACGGCGGTGGTGCTGAACACGACGTCCGGCTTCGCGCGCCTGAAGTCGGCGAGCTCGATCACAGTGCCCGAGCTGGAGGGCATGCACCGCGGCGACGAGCCGATGTTCCCCCCGGGCGCGACGATCGGCCGGTTCATGGACTTCGCCGAGCGCATCGACTTCTTCGGGTTCGAGAACCGCGACACGATGCTCCACAGTGGCCTGAACCTGCTGAAGACGCGCTCGGAGCTGATCGACCGGGTGCTGTCGGAGGCGGGCATCGGCATCGACGAGGTCAGCCGCATCGCGTACAACCACGGCTCGCGCAAGTACGTCGAGGACGGGTTGCTGGCGATGCTGGGCATCCCGCTGGAGAAGTCGAACTGGGACTTCGGCCGCGGGCTGGGTCACCTCGGCGCGAGCGACCAGGTGGCGTCGCTGGCGAACATGCTCGGGACGGGCCAGCTGGAGCCGGGCGACCACGTGCTGATGGTCGGGATCGCGCCGGGGGTCAGCGTGGCCGGTGCGGTGGTGGAGATCCTGGACGTGCCGGAGTGGGCCGGGCCGGTCGTGCCCCGGGCTTGA
- a CDS encoding cytochrome P450 translates to MDTTELTAAPEIAPDGGASLLTWLEKMRADTPVWQDEAGAWHVFRSADVRRVSTDAQLFSSDTTRLTSPGDQAPPGTLLVIDPPEHRKLRRLVSQAFTPKVVADLEPRITELTRELLAAVEPGATAFDLVDVLAYPLPVIVIAELLGVPATDRALFRGWAEALMALQVDDPSTGEKLAVAIEEMEAYLNAQIAARRAEPRNDLLTRLVESSIDGERLTDEEVGNFTALLLLAGHVTTTMLLGNVLLCLEDAPGVYERVRADPSLVEPLLEEVLRLRPPFPRVVRVTTTDVEVAGTVIPADSIVWAWVVSANYDEREFTDAWRFDLTRKPNAHAAFGHGIHFCLGAPLARLEGRIALELLFERFEHLRIAPGAEVPFHAGGVFGVQQLPVTTTAG, encoded by the coding sequence GTGGACACCACCGAGCTGACCGCTGCCCCGGAAATCGCCCCGGACGGCGGCGCTTCCCTGCTGACCTGGCTCGAGAAGATGCGGGCCGACACGCCCGTGTGGCAGGACGAGGCCGGGGCCTGGCACGTGTTCCGGTCCGCCGACGTCCGCCGCGTCAGCACCGACGCGCAGCTGTTCTCCTCGGACACGACGCGCCTGACCTCGCCCGGCGACCAGGCGCCCCCGGGCACCCTGCTGGTCATCGACCCGCCCGAGCACCGCAAGCTGCGCCGCCTGGTCAGCCAGGCGTTCACCCCGAAGGTGGTCGCCGACCTCGAGCCGCGGATCACCGAGCTAACCCGGGAGCTGCTGGCCGCGGTCGAACCGGGCGCGACGGCGTTCGACCTGGTCGACGTCCTGGCCTACCCGCTGCCGGTGATCGTCATCGCCGAGCTGCTGGGCGTGCCCGCCACCGACCGCGCGCTGTTCCGGGGCTGGGCCGAGGCGCTGATGGCCCTGCAGGTCGACGACCCGAGCACCGGCGAGAAGCTCGCCGTCGCGATCGAGGAGATGGAGGCGTACCTCAACGCCCAGATCGCCGCCCGGCGCGCCGAACCGCGGAACGACCTGCTGACCCGCCTCGTGGAGTCCTCGATCGACGGGGAGCGGCTGACCGACGAGGAGGTCGGCAACTTCACCGCGCTGCTGCTGCTCGCCGGGCACGTCACCACGACGATGCTGCTCGGCAACGTGCTGCTCTGCCTGGAGGACGCCCCCGGCGTCTACGAGCGGGTGCGGGCCGACCCGTCGCTGGTCGAGCCGCTGCTCGAGGAGGTGCTGCGGCTGCGGCCGCCGTTCCCCCGGGTGGTCCGGGTGACCACGACCGACGTCGAGGTGGCCGGCACGGTGATCCCCGCCGACTCGATCGTCTGGGCCTGGGTGGTGTCGGCGAACTACGACGAGCGCGAGTTCACCGACGCGTGGCGGTTCGACCTGACCCGCAAGCCGAACGCTCACGCCGCGTTCGGGCACGGCATCCACTTCTGCCTGGGCGCGCCGCTGGCGCGGCTCGAGGGGCGGATCGCGCTGGAGCTGCTGTTCGAGCGGTTCGAGCACCTGCGGATCGCCCCGGGCGCCGAGGTGCCGTTCCACGCCGGCGGCGTGTTCGGCGTGCAGCAGCTGCCGGTCACCACCACCGCGGGCTGA
- a CDS encoding activator-dependent family glycosyltransferase, which yields MRVLFVTLDEKSHLYCMVPAAWALVAAGHEVRVAASPGFTDVVTGTGLTAVPVGVDNTMHEGMKQNRDAQEADIANWNDTDPASHTWEALHQRYTFTVWAGFAIYNDDMVGDLVAHAREWQPDLVVWDALTYAGAIAAKACGAAHVRQLCWADVWCAMRATFLQVMAEQPAEEQEDPLYDWLELTGRPFGVGFDEELVTGQATIDPLPESLGARSGVRRLPVRHVPYNGRAVVWDWLREPPSRPRVCLTLGSSNTDAFGGDYVSIPEILAALSTLDIEVIAALVPEQRKALDEVPGNVRVVESVALHTVLPSCAAIVHHGGFGSYGAALVAGVPQLTVTTPIADHLLRPQRLVDEGAGLLFTHNGFTAGDLRSAVARLVGEPAFTANARRLRDLALAQPTPAELVADLEKLVAERRE from the coding sequence GTGCGCGTGTTGTTCGTGACGCTGGACGAGAAGTCCCACCTGTACTGCATGGTCCCGGCCGCCTGGGCGCTCGTCGCGGCCGGGCACGAGGTGCGGGTGGCCGCGTCGCCGGGGTTCACCGACGTCGTCACCGGCACCGGCTTGACCGCGGTGCCGGTCGGCGTGGACAACACGATGCACGAGGGCATGAAGCAGAACCGCGACGCCCAGGAAGCCGACATCGCGAACTGGAACGACACGGACCCGGCGTCGCACACCTGGGAGGCGCTGCACCAGCGCTATACCTTCACCGTGTGGGCCGGGTTCGCCATCTACAACGACGACATGGTCGGGGACCTGGTCGCCCACGCCCGGGAGTGGCAGCCCGACCTGGTCGTCTGGGACGCGCTGACCTACGCCGGAGCGATCGCGGCGAAGGCCTGCGGCGCCGCGCACGTGCGGCAGCTGTGCTGGGCCGACGTCTGGTGCGCCATGCGCGCGACGTTCCTGCAGGTGATGGCCGAACAGCCCGCCGAGGAGCAAGAAGACCCGCTGTACGACTGGCTCGAGCTGACCGGACGCCCGTTCGGCGTCGGCTTCGACGAGGAGCTCGTCACCGGCCAGGCGACCATCGACCCGCTGCCGGAGTCGCTCGGCGCGCGCTCCGGCGTCCGCCGGCTGCCGGTGCGGCACGTGCCCTACAACGGCCGCGCGGTGGTGTGGGACTGGCTGCGCGAACCGCCGTCCCGGCCGCGGGTGTGCCTGACCCTGGGTTCGTCCAACACGGACGCGTTCGGCGGCGACTACGTCTCGATCCCGGAGATACTGGCCGCCCTGTCCACTTTGGACATCGAAGTGATCGCGGCGCTGGTGCCCGAGCAGCGCAAGGCTCTGGACGAGGTCCCGGGCAACGTCCGGGTCGTCGAGTCGGTCGCGCTGCACACGGTGCTGCCGAGCTGCGCGGCGATCGTGCACCACGGCGGCTTCGGCAGCTACGGCGCGGCGCTGGTGGCCGGCGTCCCGCAGCTGACGGTGACCACGCCGATCGCCGACCACCTCCTGCGTCCGCAGCGGCTCGTCGACGAGGGCGCGGGACTGTTGTTCACCCACAACGGCTTCACCGCCGGCGACCTGCGGTCCGCGGTGGCCCGGCTGGTCGGGGAACCGGCGTTCACGGCCAACGCGCGCCGCCTGCGCGACCTCGCGCTGGCCCAGCCGACCCCGGCCGAGCTGGTCGCGGACCTGGAGAAGCTGGTCGCCGAGCGTCGTGAGTGA
- a CDS encoding ATP-binding cassette domain-containing protein — MTLFVEAEGITKTFGKVRALDDVSLQVPRGTVCGLLGHNGAGKTTLVNVLTTLVTPTSGRASVAGLDVQRDAVALRSRIGLTGQFASVDEQLSGFRNLILIARLLGASMKEAKERADELLTAFGLLEAAGRPAKTYSGGMRRRLDLAASLVGHPDVIFLDEPTTGLDPAARIAMWEIVEQLVRDGSTVLLTTQMLDEADRLADKIVVLAHGKVIAAGTSASLKAQVGKRTVTLTLADSAEAERAADAVRLAGLEARVSGVDELAGLALTVPVEKSTDLARVVRALDDVKVEPVELALVDPRLDDVYLALSGGPADSPTDTERH; from the coding sequence GTGACCCTGTTCGTCGAGGCCGAGGGGATCACCAAGACCTTCGGCAAGGTCCGCGCGTTGGACGACGTCAGCCTGCAGGTGCCGCGCGGCACCGTGTGCGGGCTGCTGGGCCACAACGGCGCCGGCAAGACCACTTTGGTCAACGTGCTGACCACGTTGGTGACGCCGACTTCCGGCCGGGCCAGTGTCGCCGGGCTGGACGTGCAGCGCGACGCCGTGGCGCTGCGCAGCCGCATCGGGCTCACCGGCCAGTTCGCTTCGGTGGACGAGCAGCTTTCCGGCTTCCGCAACCTGATCCTGATCGCCCGCCTGCTCGGCGCCTCCATGAAGGAGGCCAAGGAACGGGCGGACGAGCTGCTGACGGCGTTCGGCCTGCTCGAAGCGGCCGGGCGCCCGGCGAAGACCTACTCCGGCGGTATGCGGCGGCGCCTCGACCTGGCCGCGAGCCTGGTCGGCCACCCCGACGTGATCTTCCTCGACGAGCCGACGACGGGCCTCGACCCGGCCGCCCGGATCGCCATGTGGGAGATCGTGGAACAGCTCGTGCGCGACGGCTCGACCGTGCTGCTCACCACCCAGATGCTCGACGAAGCCGACCGGCTGGCCGACAAGATCGTCGTGCTGGCGCACGGGAAGGTGATCGCCGCCGGCACTTCGGCGTCGCTCAAGGCGCAGGTCGGCAAGCGCACGGTGACCCTGACGCTGGCCGACTCGGCCGAGGCCGAACGCGCCGCGGACGCGGTGCGCCTGGCCGGGCTGGAGGCCCGGGTGTCCGGAGTGGACGAACTGGCCGGGCTCGCGCTGACGGTGCCGGTGGAGAAGTCCACCGACCTCGCGCGCGTGGTCCGGGCGCTCGACGACGTCAAGGTCGAGCCGGTCGAGCTGGCGCTGGTCGACCCCCGCCTCGACGACGTGTACCTCGCGCTCTCCGGCGGGCCGGCCGATTCCCCCACCGACACCGAGAGGCACTGA
- a CDS encoding macrolide family glycosyltransferase, with protein MTPPSGSHIAFLNYPAHGHVNPTLPVAAELVRRGHRVSYVVAEQYADAVRATGATVLPYESHVPKSWDTVAIPEKITGDVVAEAGLAQALEGFAPLRTALGAFEGDRPDVFLYDAFGYPTGRLLARKWEIPALLMCSTFVANEKFSPYASMAGKVPAPDPAHPALAKAASVVGDVLAEHLPGTSAAEFAEAREDTKLVFLPREFQPGGDTFDDGFAFVGPCLGDRAGGWTPPDDRPVLLIAMGSFGYHHQREFFASCLEAFAGTPWHVVMTIGRLVSPADLGPVPPNFALHPWVPQPAVLSRASGFVSHAGMGSTMESLALGVPPVVVPRTLEQEIVADRLAELGLGVRVDPDAVDAGSLLNAVTGLAEDAGAHERVARMREHITDAGGAAAAADRVEARLTA; from the coding sequence ATGACTCCCCCGTCGGGAAGCCACATCGCCTTCCTCAACTATCCGGCCCACGGGCACGTCAACCCGACGCTGCCCGTGGCGGCCGAGCTCGTGCGGCGCGGCCACCGGGTGAGCTACGTGGTGGCCGAGCAGTACGCCGATGCCGTGCGCGCCACCGGCGCCACCGTGCTGCCGTACGAGTCCCACGTGCCGAAGTCGTGGGACACCGTGGCGATCCCGGAGAAGATCACCGGTGACGTCGTCGCGGAGGCGGGCCTCGCCCAGGCACTGGAAGGCTTCGCGCCGCTGCGGACCGCGCTCGGCGCCTTCGAAGGCGACCGGCCGGACGTGTTCCTGTACGACGCTTTCGGTTACCCCACCGGGCGTCTGCTGGCCCGCAAGTGGGAGATCCCGGCGCTCCTGATGTGCTCGACGTTCGTCGCGAACGAGAAGTTTTCGCCGTACGCCTCGATGGCGGGCAAGGTCCCCGCGCCCGACCCGGCGCACCCCGCGCTCGCCAAGGCCGCGTCGGTCGTCGGCGACGTGCTCGCCGAGCACCTGCCCGGCACGTCCGCGGCGGAGTTCGCGGAAGCCCGTGAAGACACCAAGCTCGTGTTCCTGCCGCGGGAGTTCCAGCCCGGCGGCGACACCTTCGACGACGGTTTCGCTTTCGTGGGGCCGTGCCTCGGCGACCGGGCGGGCGGCTGGACCCCGCCGGACGACCGGCCGGTGCTGCTGATCGCCATGGGCAGCTTCGGCTACCACCACCAGCGCGAGTTCTTCGCCTCGTGCCTGGAGGCGTTCGCCGGGACGCCGTGGCACGTCGTCATGACGATCGGCCGCCTGGTCTCGCCGGCGGACCTGGGCCCGGTGCCGCCGAACTTCGCGCTGCACCCGTGGGTCCCGCAGCCGGCCGTGCTGAGCCGGGCCAGCGGGTTCGTCTCGCACGCCGGGATGGGCAGCACCATGGAGTCCCTCGCCCTGGGCGTCCCACCGGTGGTCGTGCCGCGGACGCTGGAGCAGGAGATCGTCGCCGACCGGCTCGCCGAGCTCGGCCTCGGTGTCCGGGTCGACCCGGACGCCGTCGACGCCGGGTCGCTGCTGAACGCCGTCACCGGCCTCGCCGAGGACGCCGGCGCGCACGAACGCGTGGCCCGGATGCGCGAGCACATCACCGATGCCGGGGGTGCCGCGGCGGCCGCCGACCGCGTCGAGGCCCGGCTGACCGCCTGA
- a CDS encoding ABC transporter permease has product MSAPTTLSTSDRPTAAGPGGGPWRGTSVPMQIIILTGRSLRAVVASRALVLLGLLQPLIMLILFSQVFASLAGTSSFPAGVSYIDYLMPAVLVMGSLSVALQSGVGLLDDMRNGVVARFRTLPIASASVLVARSLADVVRHALQLAIMLVLAATLFGFSPGGGFTGVLLAWLMCIAVGWSLSWMFMAIGVWISNVEVMQGVTSMVMFPLMFASSAYVPLSSLPAWLRAVATVNPLTYSVDASRNLALGNPVGIGGLAALGAAGLIGITGAIVATRGFRRSA; this is encoded by the coding sequence ATGAGCGCACCGACGACGCTGTCCACTTCGGACCGGCCCACCGCGGCCGGACCGGGCGGCGGTCCGTGGCGGGGCACCTCGGTGCCGATGCAGATCATCATCCTCACCGGCCGCTCGCTGCGGGCGGTCGTGGCGTCCCGGGCGCTGGTGCTGCTGGGCCTGCTGCAGCCGCTGATCATGCTGATCCTGTTCAGCCAGGTGTTCGCGAGCCTGGCCGGCACCAGCTCGTTCCCGGCCGGGGTGTCCTACATCGACTACCTGATGCCCGCGGTGCTGGTGATGGGCTCGCTCTCGGTGGCGCTGCAGTCGGGCGTCGGCCTGCTCGACGACATGCGCAACGGCGTCGTGGCCCGGTTCCGCACGCTGCCGATCGCGTCGGCGTCGGTGCTGGTGGCGCGCAGCCTCGCCGACGTCGTGCGGCACGCGCTGCAGCTGGCGATCATGCTGGTGCTGGCCGCGACGTTGTTCGGGTTCTCGCCCGGCGGCGGCTTCACGGGCGTGCTGCTGGCGTGGCTGATGTGCATCGCGGTGGGCTGGTCGCTCAGCTGGATGTTCATGGCGATCGGCGTCTGGATCTCGAACGTCGAGGTGATGCAGGGCGTCACGTCCATGGTGATGTTCCCGCTGATGTTCGCGTCCTCGGCCTACGTCCCGCTGTCTTCGCTGCCGGCGTGGCTGCGCGCGGTGGCCACGGTGAACCCGCTGACGTACTCCGTAGACGCGTCGCGCAACCTGGCGCTGGGCAACCCGGTGGGCATCGGGGGACTGGCGGCTCTCGGTGCGGCCGGCCTGATCGGGATCACCGGCGCCATCGTCGCCACGCGGGGCTTCCGCCGCTCCGCCTGA